GCCCTCACAATTATTCAGACTAATGCAAACCACTCTGGTGAGGCTCAAGATCTCCTCCTCCAGAATATGAGCGAGTGGAGAACGAGTCTTGCAATCGTAGCAGAACCTTACCAAATTCCAGAGAGTCCTAGATGGTGAAGCTCTACTGGTAAATTCCCCAAAGTAGCCATTATATGGGGAGGAGGTGACATAGGGGAAAACTTCCCCTGTATACTTATAGCAAGAACAGCTAATTGGGTAGCCGTAGATGGGgtaaaactattattatagGATGTTACTGCTCGCCGAGAACGGGAGAGGTAAAGTTCAGGGCCTTCCTCAGCTCGGTAAGTACGTTAATAGACCCCAATCTAGGGAGGCAAGTTCTGCTTATGGGAGACTTTAATGCGAGGTCTCTCCAGTAGGACAAAAAACAATCCAAAAAAGGAGAAATCATGGCAGAGTGGGCTGCTGGCAGAAGCCTTATTTTGGTAAACAGAGGTTTTACACCTACGTGTGTGAGATCCCAGGGAAGCTCCACAGTGGATCTAGCGTGGGCGACACCAGCTATGTTCAGTAGAATCAAAAAGTGGTACGTAGACTTAAAGAACCCTACGGCCTCCGATCACCTATATATTAGGATGACGTTGGGATCTTCACTGACTCTAATCAAAAGAAGAGCTAAAGAATCTAAACGTAGCTTCCCTAGATGGaataaaaacaagataaatatGGATCGATTAACGGCCGCAATCACGGCCAAGACTTGGTGCGATAGGAACCACCTGGAGCAAAATGCGCAATCACAGGTGCATTGGATAGAAGAGGCATTACATGAAGCCTCAGATTTAGCAATGTCAAGAAGCAAAAGAAGACATCAACATAACACCTATCGGTGGTGCGAAGAAACTGCgtctttaagaaataaatgcataaaaataagaagGAAACTAActagagaaaagaaaaaagataaggAAGAAGACAgtactataataaaatcattaactAAAAAGTACAAAGAAACGCAGAAGAAACTACGGATAGCTATACGCAGAGCTAAAAATAATGCATGGAAAAATCTAATGGCAACAATTGGCCAAGATCCCTGAGAACGTCCATTTGAAATAGTGACCAAAAAACTGAAACCCCAGGCCATGCCAATAGTATCCACACTATCGCCGGATAAGATGGAGAAGATTGTAAACGCCCTGTTTCCGAAAGGGGATGCAGTCCAGAATCTAAGAAAAGAGCACTCTAATTGGAACTCAGAACTGGAAGTACAAGAGTATGAGGTTAAATTGGCCATGAGTAAGATACAAAACAACAAGGCACCGGGTCCAGGAGGAATCGTAGGAGTTGTGATGACGGGAACGGTGAAGTACTTGATCCCAACGCGGACCAAGTGTTTCACTTCCTGTCTGAAATGAAGGCAAATTCCCAAATAAGTGGAAAGTTGCGAATCTTGTTCTGCTTAGAAAAAAGGAAGGTCTATCCGATGAACCGAGTTGTTATCATCCTATTTGCTTAATAGATGAAGCCGGGAAGCTGTTGGAGAGGGTAATTGTAGAAAGGATTCATACTCACCTTAGAGATAACAATGCCCTCTCCGATGAGCAGTTTGGATTCAGAGAGAGAAGATCTACGATCGATGCCATAAACAGACTAAGATCATATTTACAGGAACAGACAAGGCAAGATAAAGTAGTAGTGGCAGTGGCACTGGATATAGCAAATGCATTTAATTCGTCGCCATGGAAGACCATCATCCGAGCCATGAAGGACAAGAGTTTCCCTGATTACCTGATAAGGATAATTACAGACTATCTGAGCAATAGGTGGATAACCTATATTGATCAGAGTGGTGGGATAACCAGAAGAGAAATCACTCGAGGAGTCCCACAGGGATCAGTTCCGGGTCCCACCCTCTGGAACATAGGATATGACGGAATTCTACAGTCTAAGAACTTAGCTGCAAATAGCACTGTGATCTGCTATTCCGATGACGCAATTCTTTCGGTGCACGGGTACACAGTTGAAGAAGCAGCAAAAAGAGCGGAAATTGCAGCGGCGGCACTCGTCCTCGAGATTGAAAAGCTTGGCCTTAGAGTAGCCCCCAGCAAAACAGAAGCGATGGCGTTCCCTTCAAACACTATAAAAAACaagcaaatatatacattagtAAAAGGAGAATTAGTACAGGTCAAAAAACAACATTAAGTACTTGGGTATCATAACAGACGGAAGTTGGACGTTTGCCCCGTATTTCAAACATACCGTCCAGAGGGCGGAACAAACATTCAACGCTCTTTCGGGCATCATGCCTAACTCAAAGGGTCCAAAGGAACAAATAAGGAGACTGTACTCCAATGTAATACACTCGGTGCTCTTATATGGAGCGCCAGTGTGGGCGGAGAACATAACTAGAAATATACAGGTAAAAAGAAAGATCTATAGGTTGCAAAGAAAGATCTGTCCGAGGATGTGTTGCGGTTATAAGACAATCTCCTTTGTGGCCGCAACGATATTAGCCAGATGCACCCCATTGGATTTAACCGCTAATGtcttaaacaaaatttacaaacaagtaaaaaaaaatatggaacGGGAAGGCACATTTCTGGAACACTCCGTCAAGGTGAGGTTATGTCTTGAAGCTAAGAGAGAAGCAGTTAAGGAGTGGAAGATAAGAGTGACAACTAGCCACAATACCAGTGGTATTAGGGTGACCCAAGCTACCGTCCCACATCTGGAAGAGTGGTACAGGATGAAAAAGTGATACACCACATTTCACTGTACACAAAAAGTGTCAGGGCACGGGTGTTTTAAGGCATaccttttcaaaaattaaaaaggcTATTTTCCCGAATTGCGACCATTGCAATAACGGAATTGACACGGCCCAGCATACACTAGAGGTTTGTCCCGCCTGGAAACAGGAGAGGGATACGCTTCGGAGTGTGCTGAGCAGAAAAGTAGGATTAGATTTAAGATCCATTATTGAGGAAGTAAtcaaaaacgaggaaaagtGGAAGactcacattttttttttttttttttttttttttttttgtgcgaGAGTGATGAGAGCTAAAGAGgaagcagagagagagagagagagagagagagagaaagagagagaggttGAACAGTCAGGCTACATAGTTTTGCTTAATTGATTACTTACCTCCGACTCCTCATCAACAATTTTCAATCCTGAGGTGACGtcacacttttttttttttttttttttggtgagGCAGGGGAAATCCTTTATGGATACCCACGGGTCCCGGGGGGGATCCCGTGGGTTATGTGGGAGTCTCCTGAGAAGGTGTTTCAggcatacccactaaaacccctgCCGATAGCCTTCCTGGACCATATAGAGGGAGGGTGAGGTATCACCAGCGGTATTCGTCTCACCCTCCCTCAGGTCTGACCGGAATCGGTCTCCTCGCGGGGAGGGATAGGGAACAGTACGTCCCTTCTCCCTCCCAATGTGATCCTCTATTACGGGAAAAGCCGGGCAATCGCGACTTTTCCCCGCCCTCCCGTGTTTATTGGGGGGCTGAGGTCAGCCAGGAGCCCCCGCTCCTAACCGACCCCCCGCCGGAGGAGAGATAGAATTCCGATACGTCTACGGTATCTCCTCTCCGGCCATCCAAGTTGAAAGGACCCGTTGTGTCCCTCCTAGGGGGAGAACCTCCCCGGGGGTTGGTAGTAACACGCTTGTGATACATGTCACCGCCCAGGGAGGCCCCCTATTTCCTCTGCCCCCTCTtgggggtgggggggggggttaTTGGCGACAATATAGTAGGAGGGGGGATTAATTAATCCCCTCCCCTTACCGCCTCCCCCCTTCTTATTCTCTCCGCCTCCTCCTTCTGAAACATTACTTTGTCACAGAAGGAGGAGACAGCCCTCCATTTATCCTCTCCCTCCAGCATGGCGTTTACCAATGCTGGTAGGGAGAGGTCCTCGCCGACCACTGCGGTCAGGACCCGACGCTCTCCCTCCCATGCTTCACACTCTTCTAGAGTGTGTCGCGCCGAGTCCCGACCGGCCGCACAGTGGTGGCACCTTGTCGTACACTCTCTACCTATCCTGCACAGGTAGTCACCGAAACAACCATGTCCGGTGAGTACCTGTGTCAGGTGGAACCCGATACCGTGTCCCCTCCTGTCCGCCCATTCGGGAAGACAGGGTTGGATGGCCTGGGTGGTCCATCTACCCGCCGTGGAGCCAGCCAAGAAGGTCTGCCATGCCTCCAAGGCTCCCCGGCGGGCGTCCGTCCGTAGTCTGGCCACGACTCGTGGCAATAGGCGAGCCCTCCCGGTCCGGTCTGGGTCCCTCGTACGCCGATAAAATTCAGCGTACGAGTTCGCCAGGAACTCGGCCGCGATGAGGCCCGCCAGAGCCGTGGCCGCCGCGTACGACGTCGTGCTGTAGGCCCGGATCAACCTAATGGCCAGCCGGCGCTGTTGACGATGTAGCAACGCCTGTATGCGCCGACTGGCCGTGACCCTTTCGGCCCACACCGGTGCTCCATAGAAGAGCACCGATTGCACGACGTTCGCGTAAAGTCTCCTGACTTTATTCCGCGGACCACCCAAGTTCGGAAGGAGGCGACCCAATGCCGCCGCCATCCTTTCCGCTTTGGGGGTTATCCCAGCAAAGTGCTGCTCAAACCCCCAAAGTCCATCCAGGGTGAGGCCCAGATATTTCATCTGGGTCCCTACCCGGACACGTACCTCCCCCACCCAGATttgggtgggggggggggtcgCCCCGATTCTCTGCTATAGAAGTACAGAGCTTCTGTCTTCTGCGGGGCGACCTCGAGTCCCATTGTTCGTATCGAGTGTACGACTGCCCGGGTGGCGGCGTTCGCCGCGTCCCGGGCCTCTCTCCAGCTCCTCCCCCGGGCTACCACCAGAGTGTCGTCTGCATAACATAACAGACGACAGCCCGGGGGAAGAGCTGTGCGGAGCACTCTGTCATATGCGAGGTTCCATAATAGGGGTCCTAACACCGACCCCTGAGGAACCCCGCAACAGACCTCCCTTCGGCTTACCCGCTCCAGCTGGTCCTTATACTGGAGCGTCCTGTCACGGAAATAGTCCCAAAGGACCTCCCTTATGTATGGGGGAAGGTCATGAAATTCCATGGCCCTCCCCACACATTCCCATGAGAGGGAGTTGAAGGCGTTGACAATGTCCAGCGACACCGCCAACGCCACATCTCCCTCCCCTACAATTTGGTCCGAGAGGGCCCGCAGATGCATAATTGCATCTGTTGTAGATCGGGCCTCTCGGAACCCAAATTGGTCCTCCGATAGGTTGGGACCATCCCGCGACAGGTGCTGGACGATTCGGCCGGCAATGATTCTTTCGAATAACTTGCCGACCTCGTCCAGCAGGCAAATCGGCCTGTAAGCCGAAGGTTGCTCCGCCGGTTTCCCCTCCTTGCGAAGTAGCACTAGGTTCGCCACCTTCCACAAGGAGGGGAAGGTGCCCGACCTGAGGCATTCATTGAACAGTCGCCTCAGTCGAGCACCCACCACGCCAAAAGCCAAGGCCCAAACACGGCCGGGAACCCCGTCCGGGCCGGGGGCCTTACCAGTAGCCCCCAACCTTTTGGCCGCCTCGGATAGCTCCCTCTCTGATATCTCCAGGTCCTCGGTCCAAGTGGGGGGATCCCCCCTAGGGGGGATGTGGACGTCTCTTAAAGGAAAGAGACTCCCCACCACCTGGTCGAGGAACCCGGGGTCCAGCATCTCCGAGGTTGGGGGCGTCGCCGGTCTCAGTCTGTTGAGTACCAGACGGTACGGACGCCCCCAAGGGTCCCGGTCAAGCTCTGCGAGCATCTCCTCCCAGGCCTTGGCTTTGGCCCTGCCGATGGCTGTCCTTAGGGAGCACCTTGCGGCCAGGTACTCCCCGTACGCCTCGGCAGTGCTTTCATCCTCCCCGCCCACCCGTCTTCGGGCCCTGAGGAGACCGCGTCTTGCTGCGTTCGCTTTCTTTCGCAGACCCGCGATCTCCTCATTCCACCAATACTTGGCCCGACGGGGGGCGGGTTTTGATCGGGGCATGGCCATGTCGCACATGCGTTCGACCATGTCCCCGATCTCCCTGGCTTCGGCCCCGGCGTCGACGAGGTCGGGGGAATCCGACCACGCCTCCACCAAGGCCGCCGCCAACAATTTGTCCCGGTCCATCCTGGCCAGTGCCCACCTTTTAGGGGGACCCTCACCCCTttgacggcggcggcgggccaGCACCTCTTGGGGGGTGGCGGTTAGGACCATCTCTATACATAGATGGTCCGAGAGAGTCTCCCGATCCGCCACCCTCCATGACCTCACCAAGTCCGCGGCCCGGGGGGAAGCCCACGTCAAGTCGACGATGGACTCCCCCCGGGGGTGGATGCAGGTGCTATCTGACCCCCTGTTCAATAACAAGAGGCCGAGACCCGCCGCCCAATCCACCACGGCCCCACCCCTGGTGTTGGTGAACCGGGAACCCCACTCCCTTGACCAGGAGTTGAAGTCCCCGGCCACCAGTACGGGATGGGGGAAGCACCGGCGAATGCCCTCCCCCACCACCCTCAGCTGTTCTCTCAGCTCAGGGTGGGGCCGTTTTGGTGGGGCGTATACCCCCACCACATAAAGCGCTCCCCATCGCGCTATGACAAATCCCGCCCCCCGTTCCACAAGGGTAAGGGGGGGGATTGCGGGGAGTTCCTCCTTACAATGGCGACGGAGCCGTTCGAGGCCGAAACCCAGTTGGGATTGGATTCCTGCACCTGATACGGCTCCGTCGCCACTCCCAGACCAGCATCACGCCCGTCTAGGTCCttcagaaataaatcttgGGCTCGACGGGCGTGATTTAAGTTGACCTGGAGGAGTTTCGTGGACATTGTTAGTTTTCACTAACCTGTCCCTCCTCCAGGCCACTCGTGCCTGCCGTTGTTACGACAGCTGGAGGTGGGTCCACCTCCATGTCTTCCATGGGGGGATTTGGTTCCCCCCCTGTGGACGATTTCGCCGCTGTCGTCATTACCTCCTTGTTTTTAGGAGGGGGGATGGGTGCCACTATGGCAGCTCCCCCCTTCTTCTTCTTATTTCCCCCTTTGGGGGGTTTGCATGCCGGCCCCCCCATTCGGTGGGAGGCCGGAAGGCCCGCATCTCGACACACGACGCAATTGACCTGCGCCGTGCATCCCCGGGCCTCATGCCCCTTTTCTCCGCAGCGGTAACAAATACCGCTGCGGTCGACATTTGTGTTAGGGCACATGGCCCTAACGTGGCCCCTCTCCATGCATCTATAACATTGGAGGGGGCGCACCTCCAAGAGTTCAACCCGGGCCCGGAAAAATCCGTCAACCACTACGTGTCCCTCCTGGGCGACCTTATTGACGCCCCGAGGGGGCACTTAACCCAGACCGTGTATAGGCCCCTGGGGATGGGAGAGGGCTTTATGTCCCCCACTTTGATTTCAGTGGGGGAGCACCCTCCCTTCTCCGCCACGGCCTGAGCAACACTCTCCGCCGTGGTCGACGGTGGCAGATCCCGAATACGGATCTCGCCCATTTTTTGAGGGCGATTGATCCGCACGTCGGGTCTGTC
This window of the Linepithema humile isolate Giens D197 chromosome 1, Lhum_UNIL_v1.0, whole genome shotgun sequence genome carries:
- the LOC105669501 gene encoding uncharacterized protein, with amino-acid sequence MAEWAAGRSLILVNRGFTPTCVRSQGSSTVDLAWATPAMFSRIKKWYVDLKNPTASDHLYIRMTLGSSLTLIKRRAKESKRSFPRWNKNKINMDRLTAAITAKTWCDRNHLEQNAQSQVHWIEEALHEASDLAMSRSKRRHQHNTYRWCEETASLRNKCIKIRRKLTREKKKDKEEDSTIIKSLTKKYKETQKKLRIAIRRAKNNAWKNLMATIGQDP
- the LOC105669502 gene encoding uncharacterized protein, which codes for MPNSKGPKEQIRRLYSNVIHSVLLYGAPVWAENITRNIQVKRKIYRLQRKICPRMCCGYKTISFVAATILARCTPLDLTANVLNKIYKQVKKNMEREGTFLEHSVKVRLCLEAKREAVKEWKIRVTTSHNTSGIRVTQATVPHLEEWYRMKK